AGATCAATAATGTGTGTTAAAATGTTTCTAAAAGAGTGCATTACTAATATTCATCATCTATGATTGATAAATCATTTCTCCACAGAACATGAACCCATAAGGATAAAATCTCAAAGAATCCTAAGAAATTGGTATAGTTCTAAAGTAGGACTGATTTATTCCCAATGTGATTGCTAGCTTCTCTCTGCAAGTTATATAcactaaaatcatcaaaaaacaCACCACCTCTAGTAGTAGTATTGTTAAACATAAAGCATTCTACATCAGATCCTTGTTCCTGTGCCAAGCtttgaaaattttctaaaaacatgcaaatttctttcatttgcCATTCAGAAGTATCTCCAGATCCAAATCTATAGATTTTCCTATCTATCTCAACTGTACTGTACCCAGGTACCTTTTTCAGGCCCATTCCTTCCATCTTTGATCTCACCTTTCTTGATTCATACCAGTTTCCTCCTTCAGCATATATGTTAGATAACAAAGTATAGTACCCTGTATCATCTGTACTTATTCCTCCGAGTTCTTCAGCGATGTACTCAATCATGTCCATCCTCCCGTATATCCGACAACCATTAAGTAAAGCTCCCCATATGCTAGCAGCCACTGGCGTGCGTATCGATTTAATTATTTCATAGGCTCCGTTGATATCACCGGCACGACTTAGAAGGTCAACTATGGAGGCAAAATGTTCTACATTAGGCACTATGCCATAATAATCCCTCATAgtgttaaaataaaacttccCTTCCTTTACTGATCCGGCATGCCTGCAGGCAGATAAGATATTCATGAAGGTTACTTCATTCGGTTTGATATTTGAGAGAACCATCTTATGGAAGAGTGAGGTGGCAGCATTTATTTGACCATGTATGCCATGAGCAGCAATCATGGTACTCCATGACACCACACTTTTCTCGACTATGCTATCGAAAACTTTTTGGGCTGTTTGAAGGTCTCCACACTTTGCATACATGTCGACCAAAGCTGTATCGATATATAGATCATTCTGATTACCAGTTACGATGATCTTATGGTGAATCCATTTTCCCTTGTCAAGATAACCCAAATTGGAGCAAGCTTGAATTGCACTTAAAAAGGTTACTTTGTTAATCTCGAGGCGATTTTTGAACATCTCATCAAATAGGCTGAGTGCTTCTACTGAAATTCCATTCTGAGAAAACCCACAAATCATACAGTTCCATGCCACAATGCTTTTGTGCTTGATCTTGTTAAAAATTGTGTATGCTGAACTCGCAAAGCCACATTTTGAATACATATCCATCAAAGAATTCtgaacaaattcatcaaagaaACCTCTTTTCATGACATGACCATGTATCTGCTGTCCAAATTGTATTGAACCAGAACTTGCACTTGCTGAAATTGAACTTGCTAAGCTAAATGAGTCTGGCATTATCCCCTTAGCCACCATACACGCAAAGAATGCCATGGCTTCATCATTTAAACCCTCTCGAGCATAAAATGATATTAGTGTATTCCACGATACAATGTTTTCGTTTCCTATTGAATGAAGAAGCTTTTCACAACTACTCATTTTCCAGCACGCTGAATAGAAATCTATTAGTGCAGGCCCAAGATCAAGACCAGTAACACCCATTGCATTCCTTAAAACAAAGCAATGAACCGATTTCCCCTCTTTTAACCTACCTAATCTAGCACACGAATTTAGAACACTAATCATTGTCACGTCATTCGGTTCCACCTCCGAATCTTGCATCTTAATAAAAACATCCAACGCCTCTTCAAAACACTCATTTTGATTATACGCCGAAATCATAGAAGTCCAACACGAAGTACTTCGATCATCAATACATT
Above is a genomic segment from Medicago truncatula cultivar Jemalong A17 chromosome 5, MtrunA17r5.0-ANR, whole genome shotgun sequence containing:
- the LOC11411475 gene encoding putative pentatricopeptide repeat-containing protein At1g69350, mitochondrial, whose product is MTLYMPLFRTCSTLRRLTQLHAHLVVTSLHNNPLASTKLLESYSQMGSLQSSRLVFYTHPSPDSFMFSVLIKCHLWNHLFREVLSLFNHHIQMGSKLTQNCAFLYPSVIRAVTGVGELIVGRKLHGRILKSGFCEDRVIGTSLVGMYGELCFLRDAKKVFDEMCVRDLVLWSSIISCYVENGVYREGLEMFRSMICEGIRPDSVMLLSVAEACGKIGCLRLAKSVHGYVMREGMVGDGSLSNSLIVMYSQCGYLCRAKRLFECIDDRSTSCWTSMISAYNQNECFEEALDVFIKMQDSEVEPNDVTMISVLNSCARLGRLKEGKSVHCFVLRNAMGVTGLDLGPALIDFYSACWKMSSCEKLLHSIGNENIVSWNTLISFYAREGLNDEAMAFFACMVAKGIMPDSFSLASSISASASSGSIQFGQQIHGHVMKRGFFDEFVQNSLMDMYSKCGFASSAYTIFNKIKHKSIVAWNCMICGFSQNGISVEALSLFDEMFKNRLEINKVTFLSAIQACSNLGYLDKGKWIHHKIIVTGNQNDLYIDTALVDMYAKCGDLQTAQKVFDSIVEKSVVSWSTMIAAHGIHGQINAATSLFHKMVLSNIKPNEVTFMNILSACRHAGSVKEGKFYFNTMRDYYGIVPNVEHFASIVDLLSRAGDINGAYEIIKSIRTPVAASIWGALLNGCRIYGRMDMIEYIAEELGGISTDDTGYYTLLSNIYAEGGNWYESRKVRSKMEGMGLKKVPGYSTVEIDRKIYRFGSGDTSEWQMKEICMFLENFQSLAQEQGSDVECFMFNNTTTRGGVFFDDFSVYNLQREASNHIGNKSVLL